Below is a genomic region from Sorghum bicolor cultivar BTx623 chromosome 9, Sorghum_bicolor_NCBIv3, whole genome shotgun sequence.
tttcgctactgtagcacttcggctttaattatagactaattaggctcaaaagattcatcttgcaaattacaggtgaactatgtaattagttatcttttttatctatatttaatgcttcatgcatttgccgcaagattcgatgtgacgaggaatcttgaaaaaatttgggaactaaacaaggcctagaaagCTTGATTCAGTTCACACTTGATTTATAGCTTATGAGAAATAGCGGTATAATTTGCACTTTCTCTTGTAGGAATATAAGGTCAGCGCTGATCAATCAGCAATTATGGTTCTCCGCAGATCCCCACGGTTTCATGTGGAAGATAAGAGTTTGGGCAAGCCGCTGTTGCCACCAAATCACCCGGAGACGCCTCCTAACAAAAAGAGTAAAAGTGCTCATTTGAAAGACAAAAATCAAAAGAGTCTGAAAAGTGATAGTAGAAATGCTCGATTGGAGCCTTTGGCAACAATGAAAAGGCAGAATGAGCCCCAGTTACTTTGTCAAGATCCCCGAGGCATCACCAGCAGGAAAAATATTGAAGATGTATCTAACAAAAAGAGTGAGAAGAAAGAGTTTATGCCCACTAATTGTAAAGTGTTGATAGGAAAGAGGAAGAGAGGCAGAAAAAGGGCGTTGTCATCGAAGAAGCAAAGTTGCCAAGAGCCAAAACCATTGCCTACAAATCGCCAAGAAATTGCACCTTGTGATGAACCCAGAAAATCTATCCACAGAAGGATTGAAAATGAACCGTCTATTGTGGTGATGCCTAAAAGTGGTGATGAGGAATTGACAAACATTGATGAAAACATCAGCAAACCAAGTGGGACTGAAAGAGGAGTGGGAAAATTTTGTAGCTCTGATGATTGGACAAAAGAGCAGGACATGGCATTGCGCAAAGCTTACTTCACTGCTCGACCATCCCCACATTTCTGGAAGAGAGTTTCAAAAATGGTATTCAGTCTTTACATCATTTGCTTTAGTGGTTCTTTCATTTCTTGTAAGTTGCAATAGCTGACCACAgaaatatttattatatattacATGAAAAAGGAAGAGAATATTGAAGTATTGTGGCCAAAAATGTTTCTGCACTTTTCAGAAACGGATCTCAGTGCACATGGTTGTTCACATGTTATTTTGTTTGATCAATGCTTTTCAACTATCAAAGTTTTATAATTATATCTATGATATGGGTGTTATATGAAGATTCATAGCTGAAAGGTAATAAAGTCATTAATTATCGACTGGCCTTGTTTGTTACTAACCTTGAGGGTTTGAGAAGATAATTTCCCTTAGGGAAGATTGTAATATACATGAGTCTGCATAGGATGGCCCTTGATATACTTAACAGCTTTGTGCTGACGAATTTGGTTCCTTTCTTCTGGCATATACAAAGATTCTAATGCATCACTTTAGTGGAAACAATATCCTCATACATCATTAGGTTTCAATAACAGTTCATTCTTTTGTTTTAGTAGTCCACAGATTTACTAGTTCTGTTGACAAAAGGGTATGGGGTATGATTAGACAGATTCAAATAATAAAACATCTAAAACAAGATGTATAGCTTGGGGCTCAAATCAACAAAATTATCATTGACTTTTAAAGATTTAATTGCAGAAATCTAAAAACCTGGGTACTAGTGGGCTTGATCACACAATCAAAATAACCTGAAGTTTCATAGTGTTAGTtgacttttctttttttgtatTTCACTGGAATATTTTAATGGTAGGTCCTGATTCTTGTTTGGCATATTTCTTTTTCCATGTGTGGAATTCTACCTTTGTCATTTATTAGCTCAGTAATTTTTGCCACAACTCTTTTCAGGTGCCAGGGAGATCTGCTGAAGACTGCTTCAACAGAATTCATGCTGACCTCACGACACCAACTCCAATAGCCCCACGTCCCAGAACAAGTAAAACAACATTTTCTCCTATAGGAAATTTCACATTGTCTGATCCAAAACTTCCAAATCTCTTGGAATCTAGAGTTGCAAGGCAAAGGACCGCTAAACAAAAGGGTCTTACAGCACAGAAGACAGTGAGGCATTTGTTGCAGAAGCATTGTGTCATTGACCAAGCTCAAGAGGCTGATCACTTCTCAGTTTTTGAAAGCTCACCAAGTGCCTTACAATTGAACTTATCTTTTGAAGATTCTCATGGGACTCCTGACAGTTATACGAATTCAGGTTCTCTAGGCAAATGCAGTGGAAGCTCTTCAGCACGAAAGAAACCAATTTCAAGGTTAAGAACTAAGCCATCTGAACCGAGCCCAGAAGTTCTAAAGCCTATAAAGAATGTTATCTTACATGAGAAGTACATTGATCAATTGTCACGTAGAGAATATACAAAAAGGCCTCGCAAAAGCACTCAAGGCTCTAAAGCTGCTGATTCTGAGAAGGCTCTTTCTGAGCAGAAAGCTGGTAGTCTGAAGGCTGCTAAAAATGCTCTTATCTCAGAAGCAACTGACTTTATAAGCAGTTTTAAGAAGGTGCAAGCCTGTTCCCTTGCGCATGTTGTGGAAAATAGCGAAGATGATGAGATTGAATGTGATGCCAGTGATTACAGCCATGATGATAAAGAATAAGGAGGTGCTTATGGTGTTAATTCCCAGCAGCTCTTAGCAATTATTACCTTTTTTGTTAATGGGCGTTAGTCATCACTCATCAGTGCCTGGTGCTTCAATAGGTAGTTACTAGTATGGGTGGTATGGAGGTGTATTCTGCCTAATATGTGTCTTGTTCCTAGTGCCCTCGGAACTGTAAGTGAATTGAGAAAGTGTTGCCTTCATCATGCCTTATGATGATTGAAACCAATTGAAATTGCAACGGTCGAACCTGTTTCTCTTGTGTTTGCATAAATTAGAAAGCTTCATTAAATATAGTTTGTTCATTTCTTTTTCTAAAACACACAAGAGAGTTGTGTATCATTTTGTTAAGGGAGAAAAAAAAGTCTATTCAATTCATAAGAAAGTTTCTACAATGTTACATTAGGGCAATGTATTTTAAAAATACTCACCATTTAAGATCCACATTACtttagctctttttcagtgaccTGACCAGGGTAAGAGATGTGTCTCAGAAGTAGTCTCCAACACCCTTTGAATTTTATGCGTCATTTCCCATTCTGAGCTTAAAATATGTGAATAACATGACATTGATGCATTGCCATTCAGCCATTCTTGGTGATTGATGCACGAGGAGTCATTCAACATTAATTCAGGAAGCACTTATAGTTTGAGAAGGTGAAATAGCACTGCTTTGCTGTATTGGTATATGGTATTCTGGTGAGTTGAagtatttattatttatctGCTTAGTCTGTTAAAATAGTGTTCCAATTACCTGAAAAATCAGGAGTTGTTGATCCAATTACTCGTTACAATGGAGATAACCATGCCATACCTTTATGGAATTGTTGACGGGACCAAGCTTGAGGATTTTGGTGGCTCGACTGGAGATGGTTTTGGTTGTCAGTGCCGCTATGGAGTGGAGATCAACATCGGGCAGCGAACTCACATCCCTTGCAGCGGTGGGCTCACGTCCCtccatggtggtggtggtggcgatcAGGCGTGAGAGTTTGGTAGCTCTGAGTGCAGATAATTTTGGTCTGTCAGTGCCACACCTGTGCGCCGGAGTGGAGATCAATGTCAGGCAGCAGCATGAGGATCAAGCAATGGTTTCACGTCCCTGTGCGGCGGGCTCACATCTctgagtggtggtggtggttgtgATTTATTCTGATGATGAGCATGAAGACTCTTTGTTTTCTTGCGTTAATTGGTTGTTGCTGGCCTTGTGCGTGGATTCAATCCATGAGGATAATGGAGACCCTTGAGTTTTTTTACACGGATTGCTGGCCTTATTTATTTGTGGAGAAGTGGAGCGTTACCATCAAGTGGAGCAGCAGAGGAATTGATGAGAAGGAGATGGCTTCATATGGGTGGTCTCCGCGTGAAACTGCTTGATACCGTGAGGGAGCTAGAAGATTTTCCTGATGGAGATTATAGTAGTTGGGCCCATGGTGATGTGGCAGCGTGAGAAGCCAGGAAAATCCTGTAGTGGGGATCTCCTATTTAGTTATAGAAGATTAAGTATGGTTACATcttatgagatatttatactatGAAGAACATCAACTTCTCACCTCAGGGAGAGAAACTTACCAGGTAGCAGTATAAaaaaactatatagttaaggtgcAACATGGTTTTGTGTTGTGAAAGGAATCAGTATACCCTTCCCTTGAATTAGATTAATCTGGTGTAAGCTGCTGTCAAAGTTCAATATATTCCATGTGTAGGCTTCATTACTACTTTATTTACTGCCTGTACTGCAGTAATAATGTTGCACAATTGATGCATTGTTTCCTTGAATGAGATTAATCTTGGGTCAATTTTGTGTAGTTAGCTTCTGATAGAAGTTTTAACAACGAATCCTTTGGGATCTTGTGCTGCTGATATAAATAAGGTATGGCAAAATAGGGCTCAAAAAATATAGGATCATTAATGTttattagttttatttgcaagaTGATGGTCATGCGGTGGGTATCAGGTGGCATTCAGCTGGGACAagattgttcttttttttttctggaatGAAGTAGATGTCAGAAGGAGTGGGGTGGAAAAAAGTAAACATAAC
It encodes:
- the LOC8058515 gene encoding uncharacterized protein LOC8058515 — translated: MGHLRLHSVRTNPRTHSLSRSAAAPSSAPSPTRRQRRSGSGAQRRRGSPRLGGGVSGSPSRLSSFASRPRLRPPRTGRRPCELSTLAAGGTPWKGRLRSHHTTPQSFQMQRLPSQTNYMGEEEDLQTLKKQASLKKTVRGCHPRAVRQLLQLDRRDSEHPIVIDNEVNEEYKVSADQSAIMVLRRSPRFHVEDKSLGKPLLPPNHPETPPNKKSKSAHLKDKNQKSLKSDSRNARLEPLATMKRQNEPQLLCQDPRGITSRKNIEDVSNKKSEKKEFMPTNCKVLIGKRKRGRKRALSSKKQSCQEPKPLPTNRQEIAPCDEPRKSIHRRIENEPSIVVMPKSGDEELTNIDENISKPSGTERGVGKFCSSDDWTKEQDMALRKAYFTARPSPHFWKRVSKMVPGRSAEDCFNRIHADLTTPTPIAPRPRTSKTTFSPIGNFTLSDPKLPNLLESRVARQRTAKQKGLTAQKTVRHLLQKHCVIDQAQEADHFSVFESSPSALQLNLSFEDSHGTPDSYTNSGSLGKCSGSSSARKKPISRLRTKPSEPSPEVLKPIKNVILHEKYIDQLSRREYTKRPRKSTQGSKAADSEKALSEQKAGSLKAAKNALISEATDFISSFKKVQACSLAHVVENSEDDEIECDASDYSHDDKE